GAGCGTGGTCTTCTTAATCTTGATGACCCGATTTCAAAATTTAATTTAGGCTTGCCTAAATGGTCAGAAAAAGTCACCATTCGACATTTGATAAATTACGCCAGCGGAATTCCTAAAATAGAGTCGGGGCTAAATCCGGTAAGTGATGCAGATGCGTGGAAGATTTTGAGAAGCAGTGATAATTTATTGTTTGAACCTGGAACAAGTTACAAATACGATAACGGCAATGTATTTTTGCAAAGAAGAATCATTGAGAAGATAACTGGAGTATCATTTCAAGAATTTGTCATTAAAAATATTGTTAAACCATTGAAAATGACCAATTCGGCATTTGACCCAAAATTTGGTTATAAAAACCGAACATCTTGTTATGATATGGACAATGTCCGATGTCCAGAAATGAATTTCATTAGTGGATGGCTTTGGGTAGATATCAATGATTTATATAAATGGATTGAAGCGATGAACTCTAATCGTTTAATATCCAAAGAATCCTTTCAAACACTTTTGAATAATCCATACGCAAAAGATGAAGGTGGTTCACTTGGAAGATACTTTGAAAAAGAAGAACTACAAAGACACAATGGTGTATCGTATAAATTTGAATCCATCTTTTTAAACGATTTTAAAAATAATATTACAATAATTCTAGTGTCCAATAATCTAAATAGAGTTTGGGATTTAGGGTATACTATTCACAATTTAATGTTAGGAAAAGATTATGAAATCCCTAAAAAATCTGTTTATCAAGCGATAAGAAAGGAATCGCTCTACGACATAAATACAGCGATAGAGATATACTATTTACTCAAGAAAAATTCTAAAAATGAATATAGCTTTGAAAACCCAGGTGAACTTAATAAATTAGGATATGAATTATTAAGAGGCGGTAAAAATAATGAGTCAATAGAAATATTTAAATTGGCTACAAAAGAGTTTCCTAAAGAAGCCAATCTATTCGATAGTTTAGGAGAAGCCTATTTTACAAATAAGCAATACGATTTAGCATTAGATAGCTATTACAAAGCAATCAGTCTTGGTGGAACCAACGGTAATGCGGAAAAAATGATAGAAAAAATCGGGAAGGAAATGGGTAAGTAATACCTACCCGAATGTAATAAACATTTTTCTGAGTTGTCTTATTAATTAGAAATCAATTATTTATATATGAAAAAACTAAATCTAATCCTGCTGCTTTCTTTATCATTGAATGTTTTTGCGCAGAATGTAAAGGATAAAATAAAATCATTCGAAGACAACCTGCTAAGTTGGGATAAAACGAAAACAAAAAAATGGACTCTAAAAGAAAGAATGGCTTTCTACAATATGAATGCGGTAAGCATTGCGGTCATCAAAGATTATAAGGTAGAATGGTCAAAAGCTTATGGTTATGCAGACGTTGCTGAAAATAGAAAAGCAACCCCGCAAACACTGTTTCAGGCTGCGTCTATTAGCAAGTCTATTAATAGTCTTGGCCAGCTAAAATTGGTGGAACAGGGAAAATTAGGTTTGGACGATGATATCAATAATTATTTAAAAAGCTGGAAATTTCCATATGATTCTGTTTCAAAAGGGAAAAAAATTTCTATTGCAAATCTGTTGAGTCATAAAGCAGGTTTGTCTGTTCACGGTTTCGGAGGGTATCAAAAAGGAAAAGAATTACCTACCATAATACAAATTCTCGATGGACAAAAACCAGCCAATTCCCCTGCGGTTAGGTCTGTATTTGAGCCTGGTACAAAGTTTCAGTATTCAGGCGGCGGAACGACAATTTCACAATTAATTCTTGAAAATACTACAGGAGAAAAGTATGAAGATTATATGTGGAAAAATGTTTTAACTCCATTAGGAATGAACGAAAGTTCTTACAATCAACCACCTTCTCAGGATAAAGAAAAATTACTTGCAACGGCTTATAACAACGGAAAAGAAGTAAAGGGCAAATATCACATCTATCCTGAAAAAGCAGCGGCTGGTTTATGGACCAACCCAAATGATCTGGCAAAATATATCATTGAAACACAATTGTCATTATTAGGGAAATCAAATAAAGTCTTATCAAAAGAAATGTCTGTAAAGAGAGTTGAGAACAATTATGGTGTATTTCTGAATGATTTCAAAGACACAAAATATTTTGCGCACAGTGGTGGAAACGAAGGTTTTGTTTGCTATTATATTGGAAGTGTTGAAGACGGAAACGGTCTGGTTGTAATGACTAACGGTAATAATTTTAAATTAATCGATGAAATCCTTTTAAGTATTGCCAGTTTGAACCAATGGAAAAATTACCCAATTGAACCTCAAAAAGAATCCATTGCCTTAACGATTAGAAAAGAATGTTTAAAAAATGTTGACAAAGGAATTGCGTTGTACAAAGAATTAAAAAGAACGAAGCCGAACGACTACAATTTTTCCAATGAAAATGAACTCAATGAATTAGGATATGAATTTTTGAGAGATAATCAATTAGACACAGCACTTAAGATTTTTGATCTGAATGTGAATGAGTTTCCAAAATCGGGTAATGTATATGACAGTCGTGGTGAAGCTTATTTTAATAAAAAAGAATATGCGTTGTCAAAAAAGGATTATCAGAAATCATTGGAACTTGATCCTGCCAATCACAATGCGAAAGAAATGGTTTTGAAAATAGAGCGAGAAATAGGGAAGTAAAATTGCCCACTTAGTAAAAACAAAAAAGCATTCCAGAATATCCGGAATGCTTTTTTATTAAGTTGTGATTGAGTTTAGAAAGAATAAGAAACACCGAAACTTCCATTGTTTCCGGCTTCTATAAAAGCACCCCAGTTTTCTGTGAAAAAATATCTTGCACCAAGATAAACGCCCAAACCGAAGTTTCTGCCGGCTACACCGACATTTAAACCAGGATAAATATCAATTTCTGAAGGTAAAGCCAAGGCTTCCTGCAAGTGGAATCCGATACGTCCAAAAACAAAAGGATTGTCTTCGTCTTCATTAAAATAAACGTTCGCACCACCACCAACAGAGATGAGGTT
The genomic region above belongs to Epilithonimonas zeae and contains:
- a CDS encoding serine hydrolase domain-containing protein, with translation MKKRFFLLLLTVLFTNTLSAQELNSPKETKKVHQNSTEQKSEINQIDSLMAKSYERGLFNGNVLISKNNKIIYQKSFGFTDETRQTALTDKSIFNIGSIAKEFNAVAIMILVERGLLNLDDPISKFNLGLPKWSEKVTIRHLINYASGIPKIESGLNPVSDADAWKILRSSDNLLFEPGTSYKYDNGNVFLQRRIIEKITGVSFQEFVIKNIVKPLKMTNSAFDPKFGYKNRTSCYDMDNVRCPEMNFISGWLWVDINDLYKWIEAMNSNRLISKESFQTLLNNPYAKDEGGSLGRYFEKEELQRHNGVSYKFESIFLNDFKNNITIILVSNNLNRVWDLGYTIHNLMLGKDYEIPKKSVYQAIRKESLYDINTAIEIYYLLKKNSKNEYSFENPGELNKLGYELLRGGKNNESIEIFKLATKEFPKEANLFDSLGEAYFTNKQYDLALDSYYKAISLGGTNGNAEKMIEKIGKEMGK
- a CDS encoding serine hydrolase domain-containing protein, whose product is MKKLNLILLLSLSLNVFAQNVKDKIKSFEDNLLSWDKTKTKKWTLKERMAFYNMNAVSIAVIKDYKVEWSKAYGYADVAENRKATPQTLFQAASISKSINSLGQLKLVEQGKLGLDDDINNYLKSWKFPYDSVSKGKKISIANLLSHKAGLSVHGFGGYQKGKELPTIIQILDGQKPANSPAVRSVFEPGTKFQYSGGGTTISQLILENTTGEKYEDYMWKNVLTPLGMNESSYNQPPSQDKEKLLATAYNNGKEVKGKYHIYPEKAAAGLWTNPNDLAKYIIETQLSLLGKSNKVLSKEMSVKRVENNYGVFLNDFKDTKYFAHSGGNEGFVCYYIGSVEDGNGLVVMTNGNNFKLIDEILLSIASLNQWKNYPIEPQKESIALTIRKECLKNVDKGIALYKELKRTKPNDYNFSNENELNELGYEFLRDNQLDTALKIFDLNVNEFPKSGNVYDSRGEAYFNKKEYALSKKDYQKSLELDPANHNAKEMVLKIEREIGK
- a CDS encoding DUF6646 family protein: MKKLLLTIGLLAGVLSSAQAWKGAGDQKAQAGINVWGFGTGPTASYDYGLSNLISVGGGANVYFNEDEDNPFVFGRIGFHLQEALALPSEIDIYPGLNVGVAGRNFGLGVYLGARYFFTENWGAFIEAGNNGSFGVSYSF